One stretch of Bacteroidota bacterium DNA includes these proteins:
- a CDS encoding nuclear transport factor 2 family protein, translated as MTPAEIVKQWVERFNAADVEGLVSLYAPDAVNHQVVTTPLKGRNEIRRLFEVEFSRATMVCIPETIHEAGEWAILEWSDPLGLRGCGFFQVKHDQIVFQRGYFDQLTFFRVQGLPLPNEYLPK; from the coding sequence ATGACACCGGCAGAAATAGTCAAACAATGGGTCGAGCGGTTTAATGCAGCGGATGTGGAAGGATTGGTATCGCTTTATGCACCCGATGCAGTGAACCATCAAGTAGTAACAACACCGCTCAAAGGGAGAAACGAAATTCGACGGTTATTCGAAGTGGAATTTAGCCGCGCAACGATGGTCTGCATTCCGGAGACAATTCACGAAGCGGGTGAATGGGCAATATTGGAGTGGAGTGATCCTCTTGGCTTGCGTGGCTGTGGTTTTTTTCAGGTAAAGCACGATCAGATTGTTTTTCAACGGGGATATTTTGATCAGCTCACCTTCTTCAGGGTTCAAGGACTGCCGCTACCGAATGAATATTTGCCAAAATGA
- a CDS encoding TlpA disulfide reductase family protein, translating to MGQVARINLDSLTTKDDDDFSIHVLKSQPSKPVKLPPGDNQSRRFLTEFYSWKMTDDPDIVVMLESKINGDLLYIDRNMNNDLTDDGLPLFFPFKQDTISFDIIAPKDVQQRTKILFSRANTYKSRFFDLPDTTRNNNLDQFNNLNPKLAKVLGGFYGEPDFKGSAGSFYFAERVSVRRGSIVVNKTKYSIGLFDFSNNGLFNDDDDVLLIDNGENGALRFLDKDRVFKLNDIFTLGNQNFKIDRIDPYGKWVEVEKTLDENTFYYKQYNDSLTISSVQKVKLKQEFWNNKFISLDGDSISLNSFKGKYVLLNFWGEWCKPCIEEIPSLVGAMKEYPETRIQFISFIKLQNEEKAKMVIKEHGINWPQIKLTDKIEKKYMIRSYPTNILILPSGEECVILHQVNELFFKQYLK from the coding sequence GTGGGTCAAGTAGCTCGAATAAATCTTGATAGTTTAACAACTAAGGATGATGATGATTTTAGTATTCACGTCTTAAAATCTCAACCGTCAAAGCCTGTGAAACTTCCTCCCGGTGATAATCAATCCAGACGTTTTCTAACAGAGTTTTACAGTTGGAAGATGACGGATGATCCTGATATCGTCGTGATGTTGGAATCAAAAATAAATGGAGACTTGTTATATATTGATAGAAATATGAACAACGATCTTACCGATGATGGGTTACCGCTATTCTTTCCGTTTAAACAGGATACAATAAGTTTTGACATTATCGCTCCTAAGGATGTGCAACAGCGGACAAAAATATTATTTAGCAGGGCGAATACTTATAAGAGCAGATTTTTTGATCTTCCCGATACAACTCGAAATAATAACCTTGATCAGTTCAATAATTTGAACCCAAAATTGGCAAAGGTTTTAGGAGGATTTTATGGCGAACCGGATTTTAAGGGTTCTGCGGGAAGTTTTTATTTTGCGGAAAGAGTTTCTGTGCGACGAGGATCGATCGTTGTAAATAAAACAAAATATTCCATTGGTCTTTTTGATTTCAGTAACAATGGGTTGTTTAACGATGATGACGATGTACTTTTGATAGACAATGGTGAAAATGGCGCCCTTCGGTTTTTGGACAAGGATCGTGTATTCAAATTAAATGATATTTTTACTTTAGGAAATCAAAACTTCAAGATTGATCGCATAGATCCGTATGGGAAATGGGTAGAAGTTGAAAAAACGCTTGATGAAAACACTTTCTATTATAAACAGTATAATGACTCGCTTACAATATCCTCCGTTCAAAAAGTTAAACTGAAACAAGAATTTTGGAATAATAAGTTTATTTCTCTTGATGGAGATTCAATTTCATTAAATTCTTTTAAAGGAAAATATGTACTCTTAAATTTTTGGGGTGAGTGGTGTAAACCTTGTATAGAAGAGATTCCTTCTTTAGTTGGGGCAATGAAAGAATATCCAGAAACACGCATTCAATTTATTAGCTTTATAAAGCTCCAGAATGAAGAAAAAGCAAAAATGGTAATAAAAGAACATGGGATTAATTGGCCTCAGATTAAATTGACTGATAAAATAGAAAAGAAATATATGATACGTAGCTATCCTACGAATATATTGATATTACCAAGTGGAGAAGAATGTGTAATCTTGCACCAAGTTAATGAATTATTTTTTAAACAATATTTGAAATAA
- a CDS encoding DUF3574 domain-containing protein produces the protein MPPPQDTQDSSVVIERLYFGRNVGDSLMVTESAWRLFLSEVVTPRFPNGLTTWRAEGQWRGSRGVIEREPSFVMELVHPIAVNVEQTVTEIIIEYKQRFHQESVLRLQLNGRATY, from the coding sequence ATGCCACCGCCTCAGGATACACAAGATTCATCCGTCGTGATAGAACGCCTATACTTTGGTAGAAACGTCGGGGATAGTTTGATGGTGACAGAATCCGCCTGGAGACTGTTTCTTTCAGAAGTTGTCACACCCCGATTTCCGAATGGGCTAACGACATGGCGCGCAGAAGGTCAGTGGCGTGGCTCTCGAGGTGTGATTGAACGAGAACCCAGCTTCGTCATGGAGCTCGTACATCCCATCGCTGTAAATGTGGAACAGACCGTAACAGAAATCATTATCGAGTATAAGCAACGTTTTCACCAAGAGTCGGTACTTCGATTGCAATTAAATGGTCGAGCAACATACTGA
- a CDS encoding VOC family protein, with protein MKRVTGIGGIFFKAKDAPSLQAWYKRHLGIDVQVWGGAAFDWTDAEGKPVAGTTAWLIDPQESNHFAPSSASFMVNYRVEDLHALVKVLKEEGCNVLEKIDDSEYGKFAWVIDPEGNKVELWQPPQGQ; from the coding sequence ATGAAACGAGTCACTGGCATCGGTGGCATTTTCTTCAAGGCCAAAGACGCTCCATCCCTGCAGGCTTGGTACAAGCGGCACTTGGGAATCGATGTCCAAGTTTGGGGAGGAGCTGCCTTCGATTGGACCGACGCCGAGGGCAAGCCAGTTGCAGGTACAACTGCCTGGTTAATCGATCCGCAGGAAAGTAATCACTTCGCTCCGAGCTCTGCTTCCTTCATGGTCAACTACCGAGTGGAAGACCTCCACGCCTTGGTCAAGGTTTTGAAAGAAGAAGGCTGCAATGTGCTTGAGAAGATTGACGATTCCGAATATGGGAAGTTTGCCTGGGTCATAGATCCAGAGGGAAACAAGGTCGAGCTATGGCAGCCGCCCCAAGGCCAATGA
- a CDS encoding T9SS type A sorting domain-containing protein has protein sequence MKNTTSFLFAFSCSVFFIFFCLTVIPKPTPLKFSGAMQALQFWNAQRAYPNKLIDDQQFYSEFVRQKFEKSSESQLIDAGDQWRQIGPHNIGGRTLAVAINPQNTKTIYAGSASGGLWRSFTEGKGAVAWHYMKTGFPTLAVSSIAISPKDSNVMMIGTGEVYNQYSSIGGLSIRTTRGSYGIGILKTTDGGATWQKTLDWSKSNQWGVQAVKIHPNFINRVWAATSEGIYKSVDTGKTWMNVSDIPMGTDLVFDMLDSNVVIAAHGNLGSVGGGIYRTLDGGKTWDQLTIGLPVNFGGKILFAQYQSAPNVIYASIGNGAVSGTWLCKTTNYGDTWTTISTFDYASYQGWYSHIVGVDPGDSSKIICGGVDLFKSTNGGLKLTQKSDWAAWYFGKPLPGEPEGPPNYSHADHHAIVYDPTNYDKIYFGNDGGVFCSTDGGETFEGRNGGYQTTQFYNGFSSAWLDSNIAIGGMQDNATAIYDGSVAWYRVIGGDGCMTAMSPTSVDTMYGSWQSLNILRSINRGISFSGMSIPSGAATNFVGPYTLSESNPKILYAGKDKVFKTTNAGVSWTTTNANTALDGNPVLTIAISPTNSDTVYVSTTPVSSRARIFRTTNGGTTWTNITGTLPDRYMIDIAVDPNDSKVLYVTLSGFFISHLYKSADAGTTWSDIGAGLPDVPTSAVVINPFDTKQVYVGNDLGVYVSTNNGTTWISFNNGLYDATSIMDLSISRKNKSVRAVTHGNGVFERKLFDGITSIRPEPSVATEFRLEQNYPNPFNPTTTLRFEIEVSSFVTLTVYDETGKNVSTLVSEQKEPGTYSVQWNGSQFASGVYFAKLQSGVRSQMKKIVLLK, from the coding sequence AAGCCGACACCGTTGAAATTCTCCGGCGCAATGCAAGCACTGCAATTCTGGAATGCTCAGCGTGCTTATCCGAACAAACTGATTGATGATCAACAATTCTACTCCGAGTTTGTGCGGCAAAAATTTGAGAAATCTTCTGAAAGTCAGTTGATTGATGCGGGGGATCAGTGGCGACAGATTGGACCACACAATATTGGCGGACGCACGTTAGCCGTGGCAATCAATCCCCAAAATACGAAGACGATCTATGCCGGTTCTGCCAGCGGCGGATTATGGAGAAGCTTTACGGAAGGAAAAGGGGCGGTTGCATGGCACTATATGAAGACCGGATTCCCAACGCTTGCCGTCAGTTCCATCGCTATTTCACCGAAGGATTCCAATGTTATGATGATCGGAACGGGTGAAGTGTATAATCAGTATAGCTCCATTGGAGGATTGAGTATCCGCACTACCCGCGGCAGTTATGGAATCGGCATTTTGAAAACGACAGATGGTGGCGCGACATGGCAAAAAACACTTGATTGGAGTAAATCAAATCAATGGGGAGTGCAAGCGGTGAAGATCCATCCAAACTTCATCAATCGAGTTTGGGCAGCAACAAGCGAAGGAATTTATAAATCTGTGGATACCGGAAAAACGTGGATGAATGTTTCGGATATTCCGATGGGAACCGATCTCGTTTTTGATATGCTCGATTCCAATGTGGTGATTGCAGCACACGGAAATCTTGGAAGTGTCGGTGGCGGAATCTATCGGACACTCGATGGCGGAAAAACATGGGATCAATTGACGATCGGTCTGCCGGTAAACTTCGGCGGGAAGATTCTTTTTGCGCAATATCAATCTGCTCCGAACGTGATATATGCAAGTATCGGCAACGGGGCCGTGAGCGGAACGTGGCTATGTAAGACAACGAATTACGGTGATACATGGACGACCATTAGTACGTTTGATTATGCGTCGTATCAGGGATGGTATTCACATATTGTCGGAGTCGATCCCGGTGATTCATCCAAGATCATTTGCGGTGGAGTAGATCTTTTTAAATCCACGAATGGCGGTTTGAAATTAACGCAAAAATCCGATTGGGCTGCATGGTATTTCGGAAAACCGTTACCCGGCGAACCGGAAGGACCCCCAAATTATTCCCACGCAGATCATCATGCAATTGTGTACGATCCCACAAACTATGACAAAATCTATTTTGGAAACGACGGCGGAGTGTTCTGTTCAACAGATGGCGGCGAGACATTCGAAGGAAGAAACGGCGGATATCAAACGACGCAATTTTATAATGGATTTTCATCCGCATGGCTCGATTCAAATATTGCTATTGGTGGAATGCAAGACAATGCTACGGCAATCTATGATGGGTCTGTTGCTTGGTATAGAGTAATTGGTGGCGACGGATGCATGACAGCAATGAGTCCGACCAGTGTGGATACAATGTACGGTTCATGGCAAAGTTTGAATATACTCCGTTCTATAAATCGCGGTATTTCGTTTAGTGGAATGTCTATACCCAGTGGAGCAGCAACAAATTTTGTCGGTCCCTATACACTTTCTGAATCGAATCCAAAAATTCTCTATGCCGGAAAAGATAAAGTATTTAAGACGACAAACGCCGGCGTAAGTTGGACAACCACCAACGCTAATACTGCATTGGATGGTAATCCTGTCCTGACGATTGCTATTTCGCCCACCAATTCCGATACAGTGTATGTATCAACAACGCCGGTCTCATCCCGTGCAAGAATATTCCGTACAACCAATGGCGGAACAACATGGACAAATATTACCGGTACATTGCCGGACAGATACATGATTGATATTGCCGTTGATCCGAACGATTCCAAAGTTTTGTATGTGACTCTCTCCGGATTTTTTATATCGCATCTTTACAAGTCCGCTGATGCTGGCACTACGTGGAGCGATATTGGTGCCGGTTTACCTGATGTTCCAACATCTGCTGTGGTCATCAATCCTTTTGACACGAAACAGGTTTATGTGGGAAATGATCTGGGTGTGTATGTTTCCACAAATAACGGTACCACGTGGATCAGTTTCAATAATGGACTATATGATGCAACTTCGATTATGGATTTAAGCATTTCACGAAAGAACAAATCGGTTCGTGCAGTAACACACGGTAATGGAGTTTTTGAACGAAAATTATTTGACGGCATAACTTCCATACGTCCTGAACCTTCCGTCGCCACAGAATTCCGGTTGGAACAGAATTATCCGAATCCTTTTAATCCAACAACGACATTGAGATTTGAAATTGAGGTCTCAAGTTTTGTTACATTAACTGTGTATGATGAAACAGGAAAAAATGTATCGACATTAGTGAGCGAACAGAAAGAACCGGGAACATATTCTGTTCAATGGAACGGATCACAATTTGCGAGCGGAGTCTATTTTGCAAAACTGCAAAGCGGTGTCCGCTCTCAGATGAAGAAGATTGTTTTACTGAAATAG